The window TTTCAAGCGCATGGAGCAAAGTGCTCGCGAGCAGGTGTTGAAACTCCTCCCAAACATTGGCGCCGGTGCCTTTGTTGCCGACGAAAAAGCGATGCGCGAGACGCAGAAGAAGATGCACTTGATCAGCGGCGACGAGTCCGCACCTGCCAACGCTGCTGGCTCGGCAAACTCTGGCAAGGTCGCTATTGGCGACGGCACCTTCGCTAAGGTCGGCCGAAACGACGATTGTCCTTGCGGTTCAGGGAAGAAGTACAAGAAGTGTCATGGTGCGTAAGAGAGTCATAAATGGTAAGCCAACACTCCTGCCCGGCGGCCGCTCGCTCGAGCACTTGTCGCATTTTTGGTGTGCGGCGTGCAAGAAGTGGTGGAGTATTGGCGACGCACCGATAAAGCGCGTACAATGGTACTGTCCGTGGTGCGGGGTGGCGAATAGCTATAAAAAGTAATGTCTGAACAAACTCACGACTGGAAATTCTATCTCACCTCCGCGGAGGCGTGGGAGGGGATGCTCGCGGCTTGTGAGGCGGCAAAGACCGCGATCGATTTTGAGGAGTTTATTTTTGAAAATGATGCGATCGGTGCGCGCTTTGCGGACGTGCTTTCCCGCAAAGCGCGCGAAGGAGTGCGTGTTCGCCTGCTTCTCGATATGGTGGGCAGCATTTTTCTGCTCGGCGCGCCGATCGTGAATCAAATGCGCGACGCAGGTGTCGAGGTGGTCTTTTTCAGCCCCGTCCGCCCTTGGAAATTTCTCCGATTCAAAGTCTGGCTGCTGCGCGACCATCGCAAGCTCATGGTGGTGGATCGTCATGTCGGTTTTGTCGGCGGCGTCTGTATTGGCGATGCTTTTGCACATTGGCGCGATACCCAGGTACGGATCGAGGGGAATATCGTGGTGCATCTACAAGAAGCTTTTGATCATATGTGGTGGACAGGGAAGAAGGATTCAGAAAAAGTCTTTCGTTTTCCGGAGCATCGCACGACCGAAGATGGTTTCCGCTTGCTCACCAATGCGCCCCATGCGCGCCAGCGTTTTATCAACTCCACCTTTGTCGACGTGATGCGCAATGCGAAACGTTCCCTCTACCTCACCACGCCGTATTTCGTGCCCGATCGAAAATTCTTCCGCGTGTTGCGCCTCGCGGCTCGCCGTGGCACCGATGTGCGCCTGTTGGTACCGGAGAAATCCGATCATCCGTATGTCGATCTCGCTTCGAATGCCCACTTCCGAAAAGCCTTGAAATCCGGCGTGCGCATCTATCGGTATCCGAAGGTGATGATCCATGCCAAGACGATGGTGGTGGACGACGAATGGTGTTCGGTTGGCAGTGCAAACCTCGATAACCTCAGTTCTTTTTCCAATTATGAACTAAATCTCACCTCGACCGACCGGCGATTTGTCGAAGAGCTCCGTAACCAATTTTTGGGCGATATCGCCGGCGCAAAAGAGGTGAAAGCTGAAGAGTGGAGGAACCGTCCAGGTATTCTGAAAGTCCTCGAAGGCATCTGTTTGCCGTTCGGTCGGTTTTTTTAGCTTCCCGCCAAGGGGAAACTGACCTGAACAGGGGGGCGGCGCAGTGAAAAAGAGTACCCGCGGATTTTTCATACTTTTCTCATACTTTCGTATGAAAAATCCGCACCTACGCAAAAACGCCTCGCCGCCCAGTCCCATTTTGATACTCACGGCCTACTCGTCAAAACTTTTTTGCTCACTGACGAAAACTTTGCTATGATACGTGTCTTACTATTTTTAATAACGATATTTCCCCTGCAATGAAGCACATCATTTCCAAGATTATTGGCCGAGAGATCCTCGATTCACGTGGCAACCCGACTGTCGAGGTGGATGTCGTTTTGAAAGACGGAACCCTGGGTCGCGCAGCTGTCCCTTCGGGTGCCTCGACTGGCTCTCATGAAGCAGTCGAGCTTCGCGACGGCGACGCGAAGCGATATCTTGGCAAAGGCGTGCTGAAGGCGGTGGCAAATGTGAACGGTCCTCTGGCCAAGGCGCTCTGCGGAAAAGGCAAGGGTCCGAAAAAGGATGGTTGGGAACAGCGTTCGCTCGACGCAGCCATGATTGCTCTCGATGGCACGCCAAACAAGGGCAAGCTCGGCGCCAATGCCATCCTCGGTATCTCGATGGCTTTTGCTCGCGCGGCGGCTGAAGCAGAGGGCAAGGCACTCTTCCGATATTTTGCGATGATTTCCAAGACCGGCAACCAGATGCGTTTGCCAGTGCCGATGATGAACGTTTTGAACGGCGGCAAGCACGCGGAGAAGTCCACCGACTTTCAAGAGTTCATGATTATGCCAGTTGGGATGAAGTCTTTTAGCGAAGCACTCCGAGCTGGTGCAGAAATCTTCCACACTTTGAAAAAGATTCTTCATTCTCGAAATCTCGCAACTACCGTCGGTGATGAGGGGGGCTTTGCGCCGTCGCTTGGTACCAACGAAGCCGCTTTGACTGTGATCATGGAGGCCATTGCCAAGGCAGGGTACAAGGCGGGCAGTGAGATCGCGATTGCACTTGATTGTGCTGCGACCGAGCTCTACAAGGCCGGCGAAAACGGCAAAGAAGGCACTTATCTCCTCGCGAGCGAAAACAAGACACTCACGAGCGCGCAGCTTGTCGACATGTACGCTTCATGGTGTGCGAAGTATCCGATCGTGTCGATCGAGGATGGTTTGGCGGAAGACGACTGGGCCGGCTACGAACTCCTCACTAAGAAGCTCGGCAAGAAAGTGCAGATTGTCGGTGATGACCTTTTTGTCACCAATATCGCACGCCTCAAAATGGGTATCGAGAAGAAGGTGGGTAATTCTATCTTGATCAAGCTCAATCAGATTGGCACCGTGTCTGAGACTATTGATGCAATCAACATGGCCAAGAAGGCCGGCTACACTTCGATCATCTCTCATCGCTCTGGTGAGACTGAGGATTCGACCATTGCCGACTTCGTGGTGGGTACCGGCGCGGGTCAGATCAAGACCGGCTCGCTCTCTCGCAGTGACCGCGTGGCGAAGTATAATCAGCTTTTGCGAATCGAGGAGACTCTCGGAAAGAAGGCGAGCTATCCGGGGAAGGCGGCGTTTAAGGCTTAAACTAGAAGGGGCTTTTTAGGCGCTTGCATTTATTTTTGGCTGTCCTATAATTAGTCCACTCTAGCCGTAAATCCGGCTCCCGAGATTCCTCCCAGCGATGGGATGTTTCGCCAAGCGTTTCGCAACAAGGCCTTCACCTTTTACTTCA of the Patescibacteria group bacterium genome contains:
- a CDS encoding phospholipase D-like domain-containing protein, with protein sequence MSEQTHDWKFYLTSAEAWEGMLAACEAAKTAIDFEEFIFENDAIGARFADVLSRKAREGVRVRLLLDMVGSIFLLGAPIVNQMRDAGVEVVFFSPVRPWKFLRFKVWLLRDHRKLMVVDRHVGFVGGVCIGDAFAHWRDTQVRIEGNIVVHLQEAFDHMWWTGKKDSEKVFRFPEHRTTEDGFRLLTNAPHARQRFINSTFVDVMRNAKRSLYLTTPYFVPDRKFFRVLRLAARRGTDVRLLVPEKSDHPYVDLASNAHFRKALKSGVRIYRYPKVMIHAKTMVVDDEWCSVGSANLDNLSSFSNYELNLTSTDRRFVEELRNQFLGDIAGAKEVKAEEWRNRPGILKVLEGICLPFGRFF
- the eno gene encoding phosphopyruvate hydratase; the encoded protein is MKHIISKIIGREILDSRGNPTVEVDVVLKDGTLGRAAVPSGASTGSHEAVELRDGDAKRYLGKGVLKAVANVNGPLAKALCGKGKGPKKDGWEQRSLDAAMIALDGTPNKGKLGANAILGISMAFARAAAEAEGKALFRYFAMISKTGNQMRLPVPMMNVLNGGKHAEKSTDFQEFMIMPVGMKSFSEALRAGAEIFHTLKKILHSRNLATTVGDEGGFAPSLGTNEAALTVIMEAIAKAGYKAGSEIAIALDCAATELYKAGENGKEGTYLLASENKTLTSAQLVDMYASWCAKYPIVSIEDGLAEDDWAGYELLTKKLGKKVQIVGDDLFVTNIARLKMGIEKKVGNSILIKLNQIGTVSETIDAINMAKKAGYTSIISHRSGETEDSTIADFVVGTGAGQIKTGSLSRSDRVAKYNQLLRIEETLGKKASYPGKAAFKA